Within the Halomonas sp. HL-93 genome, the region GGGGTGGTTCAGCGTAGAGACACGCCACGAGATCCGTGTAGCGCTCGCGAACGAGCCGTTGGTTCACCGATCCCTTGTCGGTCAATTCGCCACGATCAACGGAAAGCGGCTGGTCGAGCAGCAATAGGCGCTCCAACCGCATGGAGCTTGACTGGCCACGGCAGTGGGTCGCCAGGCGCTTTGCGAACCACTGTTGCAGGTTGGGGTCTGCGGCCAGAACCTCAAGCGGCGTTTTCCCTGAGCCAAGCTGCTGTTGGCAGGCAGGAAGGTTCAGCACGACGATGCCGGTCAGGTAGTCACGTCCTTCGCCGACCACCACGATGTCCTGTGCGAGTGGGGCGAAGTGTTCGACGAGATGTAGACGCAGGGTGCCCACATTGACCCAGGTGCCGGTCACCAGTTTGAAGTTCTCGCTTAGCCGACCGTCAAAGATTAGCCCACGTTCGGGGTGGTCGGGGTCAATGAGTCGCATGGCATCCCCTGTGCAGTAGTACCCTTCGTGGTCAAACGCCTCGTTGGTTCGCTGTTTATCGCGCCAGTACCCCGGCGTGATGTTGAGCCCCTTAAGACGTGCCTCCCACTTATCGTCCTTCGCCACCAGCTTCACCGTCATGCCCGGGACAGGGTGGCCGATCAACCCTGGTGTGTCGCTGGGCTCTTCGGTGCAAAAGGCCAGGCATGCTTCGGTGGAACCGAGCCCCGTCAACATGGGAACGGGAGCTCCGCGTGTCTGTTTGCCTAATGCTTCCAGAGCAGCGCGCACATGAGCGGGCAGCACGGCGCCCCCGAAGTGCAGCATTTGCAGGTCGTGGAAAAAGGCCTCGCGCAGGGAGTCATCGTTGCGCAGGTGCTCGACCAGCGCTTCGAACCCCTTGGGGACATTGCAGTAAAACGTGGGCGACACCTCGCGCAGGTTCTCTATAGTTCGCTGAACCCCTTGAGCAGTGGGGTTGCCATCATCAATATATAAAGCGCCCCCGTTGTGGATCGCCATCCCCAGAATCGTATTGCCGCCAAAGGTGTGATGCCAGGGCAGCCAGTCGACTAATACCGGTGGGTGCCGCTCTAGAAAGCTCTGCCGTTTCGCTAGCATGGTTTGATTGCTACACAGCATACGGTGGGTGTTAATCACCGCCTTGGGCATGCCCGTCGACCCTGAGGTAAACAGTAGTTTGGCGATAGTGTCAGGTGTTACGCGGGCGTGGGCATTCTCTACATCGTGAGTCGCCGGTGTCGAGACGAGGGAGTCAAAGGTCAGGGCTCTCTGTGCGGGTATCTTGGCTACACAGGTAACGCCATTATCGCAAACGGCCGCCAGTGCCCGGCTAAAGCGCGCCTCCTCATCGACAAATAGCATCCCCGGGGTCACCAGTTCCACCACATGCCGCAGCTTAACGAAATCTTCCGATAGTAGCGCGTAGGAGGGTGACACCGGCACGTAAGGAATGCCCACATGCATAGCGGCACAGGCAAGTAATGCGTGCTCAATGCTATTTCCCGACAGCACCATCAACGGCCGCTCCGTCGACAGGCCATGATCAATCAGTGCTTGTGCCAAGCGTTTTACTTGTGGCAATGCTTCACCGAAGGTAAGCGTTCGCCACCTGTGCGGGCCTTCTTGGCGCTCAGCTAAGAAGGGTTGCTGTGATGTTTTACTTGCCCAATGGGCAAGGCGCTGGGTCATGTTACGGGGGTAGGTAGGGACATCGCCTCCGTGTAGTCGGAACTCTTGTAAGGTGTCAGTCAGCGGAGGGGGGAGAGACATGAATAGCTCCATAGCGAAAAATCTTGGATTTGTTGTGTGCTGTCATCTTGGCGAATATAGTTATAGTGGTTAACTAGATGATTAGCTAGGATGCTGATTTAAGACCTTGGTTGTAATTATTTAAATGAGACAGGAATTAACGCATGGCCAAATCGAAAAAGAGTACGTCCGTTCAACAAGTTGAGCCCGATGAAAAAGAGCCGACGTCTGTCGCCGGTCTGGTGCTTGAAAATCGCCTTGGTTACGCCTTGAGAAGGGCGCAGTTGACTGTTTTTAAACATTTTAATGAGGCCATGCAGGAGCATGAGATACGCCCTGCCCAGTTCTCTTCGCTCGTGGTGATTGAAGGCTATCCCGGCATCACCCAAACCAATTTAGCCAAGGTGCTGGACATTGATCCACCCAGAATCGTTAGCTTAATTAACAATCTGGAGGAGAGAGGGTTGGCTTTACGGGTGCGCTGTAAGCGGGATAAGCGCTCCCACGGGATTTTTCTTAGCAAAAAGGGCGAAGCCTTGACCGAACAGCTGAAGGGGCTGGCTGAACAAAGTGATATCAATGCAACTCAATCACTTAGCGAAATAGAGCGACGTCAATTGCTGTCGCTGTTAGTGAAAATATACACCTCGGATACAGAGAAAGGATAAAACTTTAGGCGTATTTTTGTCGGTGACGCTTGCATGCTCTCTCAAAGACAATTACTTATATTAAGTAATTAGTTTGGTTGTAACGGCCTCGCGGTGTAAAGCGCAGGGTTGATTTCAGCCATACAGCGAATTCCAAAAACAAGAGACGAAACGATGAGCAGCTTAGCGACAGTACCGACCATCGGCACTGCATTGATGCGCCGTAGTCTTGAGATAACCTGTAGGGTTGCCGCGATAAGCGGCGGATTGTTGATCGTAGCACTCGCTATTATCACCGTCGTTAGCATTCTTGGCCGGTGGGTAGCCAGTGTGCCGGTGTTAAGTGATATGACGATGCTGGCATGGGTGGGCCCCATCACCGGTGATTACGAGCTGGTGGAGATGGGGACGGCCATCGCCGTTTTTCTGTTTTTGCCTTACTGCCATTTTCGCAGTGGTCATGTCACGGTAGACCTACTGGTCATGAACGCGCCGCCTGTCGTTCAGCGCCTGCTTGCCGTTGTTGCCGAAATGCTCTTTTTGGTAGTGGCAGGGTTAATGACCTGGCGCCTCTATCATGGCTTGCTGGATAAACGTCGCTATATGGAAACCAGCATGCTGCTGGATATACCGCTCTGGTGGGGGTATGTCGGCGGTGTAGCGGGGTTCGCACTGTTGACGCTGGTCTGCCTATATCGTGCTTTGGATGCGTTAACCGATAAGCAGCAGTATCCCAATTCAACGCATAGCCATTCGTCTCCCACGCAAGAAAATTCTGTGCAAGGAGACCTGTAATGACACCTCTCACCTTGGGCGCTAGCGGTTTTGTGGTTCTGCTATTCATGATGGCCACGCGAATTCCAATCGGCTTGGCCATGCTGGTGGTTGGCGGCGTTGGGACGATACTGGTCACTGGGCCAGCGGGCATTTTAAGTGGCTTAAAGACGCTTCCCTACGAACACTTTTCCAGCCATACGCTATCCATCATTCCACTTTTCCTGCTTATGGGGCAGTTTGCGGCGAGAGCTGGCCTCTCCCGGGCCATGTTTCAGGCGGCCAACGACTGGCTGGGCCACCGCCGCGGCGGACTGGCGATGTCCACCATTGGCGCTTGTGGTGCGTTTGGGGCCATTTGTGGCTCTTCGCTGGCGACCGCCGCCACCATGACCCAAGTGGCGCTGCCCGAAATGGAGCGTCAAGGGTATCGCGGCAGCCTGGCGACCGGCGCCTTGGCCGCAGGCGGCACCCTGGGTATTTTGATTCCCCCCTCTGTGGTGTTGGTTATCTACGCCATCCTGGCCGAACAGAACATTAACGAAATGTTTGCCGCTGCCCTGGTGCCGGGCTTGTTAGCGGTGTTCAGCTATATGTTGGCCATCTCGCTTTATGTGCGCTTTTTTCCTGACAGTGCGCCGAGTAAGGCGAAAGCCTCCCGCGGCGAGCGTTGGCGCTCACTGTTGGAGGTATGGCCTGGCGCGGCGATCTTTATCGTGGTGATTGGGGGCATCTATACCGGTATCTTTACGCCTACCGAAGCCGCCGCCGTCGGGGCGGTCTCCACCGGTGCCCTGGCGATAACACGAGGCGGACTGCGTTGGAACGGCTTACGGGACTGCGTTCTTGAAACCGCGGTGACCTCGGCGATGATCTTCTTTATCGTGCTCGGTGCTAGTGTTTTCAATAGCTTCCTTGCCCTGACCCAGCTTCCGCAAATGACTGCCGGTTGGATAGTGGGGCTTGAGATTAGTCCCTGGGTAGTTCTGGCGGGCATTCTTTTCTGCTATTTGGTGCTTGGCTGCTTTATGGACAGCCTTTCGATGATTCTGCTCACCGTGCCCATCTTTCTGCCCATCGTCATGGGGATGGACTTCGGCATGCCCGCCGCCGATGTGGCGATATGGTTCGGCATCTTAGCGCTGGTGGTCGTTGAAGTGGGCATGATCACGCCGCCGGTGGGGCTGAACATTTTCATTATCCACTCGATGGCCCCTCGTATTCCCTTAATCGAGACCTTTAAAGGCATCCTGCCTTTTTTAGTGGCAGACCTTATTCGCATTATTTTGCTGGTGCTCTTCCCCGCCATCTCGCTTGGCTTCGTCTACTTAATCAATTGACCAAGGGAGTTGGACATGTCCCAAGACGCGACTCAACGAATGCCGACGCCTACTTTTATCGCGCGCTTAACGGTTGACGTCGATGCCCCGCTTGAGCTGGGTGAAAACCCTCAAGGCAAGCGTCGCTTCATTGCCATCACCGGCGGCCAAGTGTGTGGTGAGCGGTTGAACGGCGTGGTATTGCCTGGCGGAGGAGACTGGCAGACCCTGCGTAATGATGGCGTGGCCGAACTGCATGCCCGCTATTTTTTAGAAACCGATAGTGGCGAACGCATCGAAGTTGAAAACAGCGGGTTTCGGCACGGTTCGACTGCTGTCATGCAGCGCCTTCAGCGCGGAGAAATCGTTGCTCCAGAGGAGTATTACTTTCATACCACGCCGCGCTTTTACACTTCCAGCCCCCGTTACGCCTGGCTAACGCGCACGATTTTTATAGGCGCTGCCGAGCGTACCCGGGAGAACGTTTTGATTGATTTATTCGCGGTGAATTAAGTCGGCGTGCTCAGTCGCTTAGCCATTGACCACAGTAAACATAACAAGCACAACGAGGTACTTCTTATGACCCAGCAGATTACTTCAAAACTACACCGGCGTTTGCTCGCATTAGCCATCGCCTTACCTCTTGCCTGGGGCGCTGGGCAGGCCAGCGCCCAGGAGGCTGAGTACACACTTCGGCTGCATCATTTCTTCCCGTCTTCGGCGCCCGTTCACCAGGAGTACTTTATTCCCTGGAAAGAGGCCATAGAGGAAGAGTCCAACGGCCGTCTGGAGGTTGAACTCTACCCTTCGATGCAACTGGGTGGTAAGCCACCTTCGCTCTATGACCAGGCGAAAGATGGCCAGGTGGATATTATCTGGACGGTGCTGGGCTATAACTCTGGACGATTCCCCCAGGCTGAAGTCTTCGATTTACCTTTTATACCGACCACAGGTGCTGCGACAAGCCAAGCCGCTCATGAATATGCGATGACGCACATGGAGGATGAGTTAGAGGGCGTATACCCCATCGCTGTCCATACCCATAGCCCTGGCGCGCTGCACACCAAAGAGACGCGCATTGAATCACTCGACGATATAAAGGGGCTCAAGATGCGTGGCCCCAGCCGGTTGGTGAACCGCTATCTTGCCAAACTGGGCGCGGAACCTATTGGTATGCCGGTCGCCCAGGCGCTGGAAGCCCTGTCCAAAGGCGTCCTGGATGGCACGGTGATTCCCTTTGAAGCGATTACCGCTATGGGGTTGGCCGATATTACGACCGAACATACGGTCTTCAGTGGAGACAATGCGCTCTATACCACGATGATGATCGTCGCGATGAACCAGCGCAAATACGATGAGCTGCCCGCCGACCTGCAGTCGGTTATCGACGCTCACTCCGGCATCCAAGAGGCCCGCAAAATAGGTCAGATCATGGATGATGCCGACCAGGTGCAAATCCAGGCCATTCAAAATGGCGAACAGCCCGGCACGATTACCCAACTGGATAGAGATGAAACTGCCCGTTGGCAAGCCGTGGGGCAGGAAATCGCTGACGAGTGGATCGCCGATGCCGAAGAGAAAGGACTTGATGGCGAAGCGCTATATAACGATGCCCGAGAGTTAATCGAAAAGTTCACCACTGAGTAGGCGCTTGACCGTTAACGTTTGAATAAGCCGTTTGATAAACCCCAAGGAGCAAGAGATGAGTAACTACCAGGATCGCTGGCAAACCGTGAAGGTGAACGTCGAAGAGGGCATTGCCTGGGTGACGTTGAACCGCCCTGAAAAGCGCAACGCCATGAGCCCGACCCTCAATCGTGAAATGATCGATGTGCTCGAAACCATCGAACTGGATCAAGAGGCCCACGTGCTGGTATTGACCGGCGAGGGCGAATCCTTTTCCGCCGGTATGGACCTTAAAGAGTACTTCCGCGAGATCGACGCCAGCCCCGAGATCGTCCAGGTCAAAGTGCGTCGCGACGCCTCTACCTGGCAATGGAAGCTACTGCGTCACTACGCCAAGCCCACCATCGCCATGGTCAATGGCTGGTGCTTTGGCGGGGCTTTCTCGCCGCTGGTGGCCTGCGATTTGGCGATTGCCGCCGATGAGTCGGTATTTGGCCTCTCCGAGATCAACTGGGGTATTCCCCCCGGCAACCTGGTGAGCAAAGCCATGGCCGATACCGTGGGCCACCGGGAAGCGCTCTACTACATCATGACCGGGGAAACATTTACCGGCCCCCAGGCAGCCAAAATGGGGCTGGTGAATAAAAGTGTACCGCTGACCGAGCTACGCGAAGCCACCCGCGAGTTAGCCGCAACGCTGCGTGACAAGAACCCCGTTGTGCTGCGTGCCGCCAAGATCGGCTTCAAAATGTGCCGCGAACTGACCTGGGAGCAGAACGAAGAGTACCTCTACGCCAAGCTCGATCAGGCGCAGCAACTCGATCCCGAGCAGGGGCGTGAGCAAGGGCTGAAGCAGTTCCTCGATGAAAAGAGCATCAAGCCTGGGCTGGAGAGCTATCACCGGTAAACACCGGACAACAACAATCGACAATGATGTAAACGAGAGGTTGCCATGGATCTTGAACTGTTAATCGGCGGTGAGCGGTGTGCCGCTGAGCAAGACGCCAACTTTACGCGGGCCAATCCGCTGACTGGCGACGTTGTCACCCAGGCGGCGGCGGCCTCTGTCGCCGATGCAGCTCGGGCCGCAGACGCCGCCGCGAGCGCCTTCCCGGCCTGGTCAAGAACGGGCCCCGGCGAAAAGCGCGCCAAGCTGCTCAAAGCGGCAGAGGTTATGGAGGCGCGGCAAGCTGACTTTATCGAACGCATGGTAGATGAAACCGGCGCGACGCCAGGCTGGGCGGGCTTTAACGTCATGGTCGCCGCCAGCATTCTGCGTGAGGCGGCGTCGCTGACTACGCAAGTGAATGGCGAGGTCATCCCTTCCAACGTGCCCGATAACCTGGCGATGGGCGTGCGCGTGCCCTGCGGCGTGGTGGTGGGCATTGCGCCCTGGAACGCGCCGATTATTCTAGGCACCCGTGCCATTGCCACACCGCTGGCGTGTGGTAACACGGTGATTCTCAAGGCCTCGGAACAGTGCCCCGCGACGCATCATCTGATCGGGGAGGTGCTGATCGAGGCTGGCCTGGGCGATGGCATCGTTAACGTGGTGACCAATGCGCCCCCGCAGGCCGCCGAGGTCGTCGAGGCGCTGATCGAGCATCAAGCCGTACGGCGTATCAACTTCACCGGCTCTACCCAGGTGGGGCGCATCATTGCCGAAAAAGCCGCGCGTCATCTTAAGCCGGTCTTGCTGGAACTGGGCGGCAAGGCGCCGTTCGTGGTGCTTGACGATGCCGACCTGGACGCCGCCGTAGAGGCTGCCGCCTTTGGCGCCTTCTTCAACCAGGGCCAGATCTGCATGTCCACCGAGCGACTGATCGTGGTGGACGCGGTCGCCGACGCCTTCGTCGCAAAACTGGCCCGCAAGGCGCAAACGCTACGCGCGGGCGACCCCCGCGGCGAAGGCAATGCGCTGGGCACGCTGATCAATCGCGAAGCGGGCGAGAAACTCAACGCCCTGATCGACGACGCCCAGCAGCATGGGGCTCGCCTGGCCTGCGGCGGCAAGGCCGAAGGCGTCATTATGCAGCCTACCGTGGTGGATGGGGTTACCAAGGCGATGCGTCTGTATGGCGAAGAGTCGTTTGGCCCGGTAGTCGCGCTGATGCGCGTCAAGGATGAAGAGGAAGCCCTACGCGTGGCAAACGATAGCGAATATGGCCTTTCGGCTGCTGTATTCAGCCGCGACACCGCCCGGGCGATGCAGTTTGCCCAGCGCATTGAGTCGGGTATTTGCCACATCAACGCCCCCACTGTGCACGACGAACCCCAGATGCCCTTTGGCGGCGTGAAATCGAGCGGCTATGGACGCTTTGGCGGAAAAGCCGGGATTGAGGAATTCACCGACCTGCGCTGGATGACCATGCAGCTTGGGCCGCGCCATTACCCCATTTAGATAAGCGCAAGCACTATATCTTGCAAGAAAGCGAAGTAAATAAAGGAGTTCATTACAATGACAATAAAACCCACACTCGCCAGCCTCACGTTGTTAACTGGCATGCTCCTCAGCGCCAGTGGCTACGCCCAGGACACGGTGACCCTGCGCTTGCACCATTTTGCTGCCCCGGCCACGCCCGTGCAGACCGAGTATCTGGAACCCTGGGCCAAGCGGATCGAAGAGCAGTCCGAAGGGGCTATCAAGGTGGAAATTTTCCCAGCCATGCAGTTGGGGGGCTCAGCGCCATCGCTCTACGATCAAGCCAAAGACGGGGTGGTGGATATCAGCTGGACACTGCTCAGCTATACACCGAATCGCTTCCCGGAGTCCGAGGCATTCGATCAACCCTTCCTGCCCACAACGGGGGAAGCCACCAGCATGGCCGCCCATGAGTTTGCGACAACGCATATGCAAGACGCCTTCGAGGGTGTCTATCCCATCGCCGTTTTTGCGCATACGCCAGGCAAAGTCCATACCCGGGATGTGTCAGTAGAGAGCGCCGATGACCTTGATGGGCTAGCGATTCGCGCCCCCTCTAAAACCATGAACCGCTACCTGGGTCTTCTCGGTGCCAAGGCGGTAGGTATGCCGATGCCACAAATTCCAGAGGCGATTTCCCGTGGAGTGATCGATGGCCTGACGCTGCCCTTTGAGAGCGCAGCGGCACTGGGTGTGCTGGATGTCGCCCAGAACCACACCTTTTTCGAAGGTGAGCATGGGTTGTATACAGCGATGATGGTACTGGGCTTAAACCAGGCTAGCTATGATGCACTCTCGCCAGAACAGCAACAGGTGATTGACGACAATGCCGGGCTCGAGGAAGCGCAGCGTATCGGTCAGGTCATGGATCAAGCGGAAGAGGACGCGATCGAAGCGATTGAAGCAAGCGGTGAAGGGGAGATGTTCTATATCGATCAAGACTCACTGGCCCCCTGGCAAGCGGCAGCCGAGAAGGCCACGGCTCAGTGGATTGACGACATGAATAGCCGCGGCATTGAAGGCCAACAGCTCTATGATGAGGCGACCCGATTGGTTGATAAGTATACCGAGCAGACAAAGTAGCCCTTGACTTGATTTGTTGGTAAGCCGCTTTCGTATTATTTGCGAAAGCGGCTTTTTGTTGATGCACCGTTTATGTTTAATCGCTGTGTTATTCGATGGCTCGACCATAGCCGTGATTTTATATTCGAAAAGTCCAATTTTATATTGGCAATGTGACTTATCTATTGGCCCTTATCTACCTAACACTGAAAGTGTTGTGCTGCATCTGTTAAATACAGGCGGCATAAACCGCCATCATAGACGAATGTCGATTAGCTCTACTGCGCATTGTGGACTAACGTAGTGATTATAGGCGAACTAATATTCGCTATGCGAACTTATAAGAATCCAACAAAAGTCCAGGAGCTCCTGATGAAAATCCTCTTTACCCGCTCTATCCTCGCTGCTGCCGTGGCGGGTTTCACTATCGCTTCGGCGCAGGCCGAAACGACCCTGCGCATGGCGCATTTCTGGCCGGGTTCTTCGGGCGTCAACGAAGATATTTTTGAGGTGTGGGCCGACACTATCGAAGAAGAGTCCGATGGCGAGTTGACCGTTGAAATGTTCCCCTCCGGTACGCTAGCCAAGCCAGATGCGATCTACGAGGCGGCGGCTAACGGCATCGCAGATATTGGTGCCACGGCCCAAGGCTATACCGCCGGTCGTTTCCCGCTATCGCAAATTGTTGAGTTGCCGGGTGTTGCGACAACGGCAACCCAGGGTGCCTGTGTCCTGCAAACGCTCTACGACGATGGTCATCTGGATAGCGAGTATGAGGATACCCGCCCGCTGTTTATGTTCACTACCGGGCCGGGTGGTATCCACACCATCGACACTGACGTGCAAACGCCTGGTGACCTTGATGGCCTGCGCATTCGCCGCCCCACTGCCGTGGCGGGTGAAATTCTCGAAAACATGGGTGCCGAGCCCGTGGGCATGCCGGCACCGGATATCTACACCTCTATGCAGCGTGGCGTTATCGATGGGCTGAGCTTTCCCTGGGAAGGGCTAAAAGGCTTCCGCGTTAACGAACTGGTCGAGTACCACACCGAAGTGCCGTTTTACACGCTGATTTTTGTGGCCACCATGAGTGAGCGCACCTACGACAGCCTGAGTCCCGAGCAACAGGAAGTGCTGGATAACAATTCGGGCATGAAGTGGGCCAAAAACGCCGGTGAAGTGTTCGACCGCCTGGACGTGGAAGGCAAGCAGGAAGCCGAAGACGCGGGCCATACCATCCGTGAAATCAAGAATCCGTTGGAAGATGCCGACTGGCAGAAACCGTTGCAGGACGGCATTGACAACTATCTTGCTGAATTGGAAGAGCGTGACTTACCGGGCGAAGAAGTTTACGAAGCTGCCCTAGAGGCCCGCGATTCCTGCGCTGCACAACAGGAGTAATCCATAATGCAGTCAACCTTACTGAGGGCCAGCTATTGGCTGGCCCTGTTCTGTCGCATCGTGGCGGGCGTTGCGCTTGTTGGGCTCTTGGGCGTCACGATTGCCGATGTGTCTACCCGTTATTTGGCGCGCCTGACCGAAGGGGTCGTTTCACTAAGGATTAGCGGCAGTGTGGAGTTGGTCAGCTATTTGATGCTTTTCTCGCTGCTCGCGGCGATGGCCGCCAACGTTGAGAAAAGCCAGGTCATCGTCGAGGCCTTTTCCCACGGGCTCCCCGACAAGCTGAAAACCCGGCTGCACGGTGTCTACCTGCTTGGCTTTGCCGCGCTGGGGCTGGTGATTTTTATTGGCCTGGTCGATTCTGCCACAGCAGCAGCTCGTCATGGCGAGGTGACTCAGGATCTTCGGCTACCCATGGGGCCAATTTATTACATAGCTGCCGTGTTGAGTCTCCTTTTGGGTATCCGTAGCTTTTTGCATGCGCTGCTCTGCGCGTTGTTTGGTGTCGAGGCGGAGGTGTCCCATGGGGAGTGAAATGATCGGTGCCGTTGGGCTTGGCATGCTGCTCGTCCTCATGGTGCTGCGGGTACCTGTGGCCCTCACCATGTTGATTATCGGCGTGGTGGGGTTTGCCCAAGTGATTAGCTGGGGGGCGGCAATTTCGCAGCTTAAAACCGTCCCGGTGGAAGTGCTATCAAGTTACAGTTTCAGCGCGGTTCCCATGTTTATTTTAATGGGCGTGCTGGCGGCGCATTCAGGCATGGCAGGCAAGCTGTTTGATTCCACGCGCACCATTTGCGGCGGCTGGAAGGGTGGCCTGGCCATCGCGGCGGTCGGTTCTTGCGGCATTTTCTCCGCTATTTCAGGTTCTTCACTGGCCACGGCCAGTACGATGACACGCGTTGCGCTGCCGGAAATGGAGCGCTATGGCTATAATCGCGGCCTGGCCACCGGCGCACTGGCGGCAGGCGGTACGCTGGGTATCATGATCCCGCCGAGCATTGCGCTGCTGATCTATGCCATTCTCACTGAGCAGTCGGTGGGTGACATGTTCATGGCAGGGTTGATCCCCGGTTTGATGGGGCTGGTGATGTATGCCCTCACGGTGAGCGTGATGATGCGCTTGCGACCATCGTTTGCCGTCGCGGGTGAACCCACCTCTTGGAAGGAGAAGTTTGCCTCGCTAACAGGCTTGCTGCCGTTTTTCGGCGTTTTCCTGATCATGATTTTGGGGATCTACTTTGGCGCGTTTACGCCCACCGAAGGGGCGAGCGTGGGTGCCTTTGCTACCCTGATATACGCCTTCGTGAAAGGCATGCGTTTTAGTGGGCTATGGCATAGCCTGCAAGAAACGCTGGCGCTCTCCGCGGTGGTGTTCTTCATGCTGGTGGGGGCGGAAACGCTCGGCTACTTTATCTCGGTATCGCGTATTTCGTTCTCGATTGCCGATCTCTTGGCCGGCATGGACTTAACCCCGATTGTGGTGGTGCTGTGCATCCTGGCGCTCTACTTTGTGCTGGGTATGTTCATGGATTCCATCGCCATGCTGGTGATCACCGTGCCGGTGGTCTACCCCATCATCCAAACCATGGGCATTGATCCGGTGTGGTTCGGCATCATCACCGTTTTGACCGTGGAGTTGGGGCTGATGACGCCACCGGTGGGGATGAATGTGTTCGTGATTAAAGCGATGGCGCCGCATGTCGGGCTAGGGGAGATATTTAAAGGGGTGGCGCCTTTTGTGGTCTCTGACTTAATACGACTAGCGCTATTAATCGCCTTTCCTATTTTGAGCACTCTGTTTCTGCTCTAGTCAGCTTGCGTCATCCGCTTTGTCTAAGCATCGTTTGGGCGGTGGCGATAAAAGGAGTTTATGCGATCACAAGTGAGTAGAGAGGCTGACGCTGGTGCTTGATGAGCCGTCGCGGCTCATCAAGCCATTACCGACAAAGGCTTGTGGCTGTCAGTAGGTGAAACGATGGAGATCAATAATAATAAGGCATCCACACGCCATGGCGATGCCGATCTATTGCAGCGTTTCAGCCGTGGGTTAATGGAGCTGACGGAGCTGCCCAGATGCTCGATGCCTGAAAGGTGGCTATGTGAAGCCGTACAAGGCTTCGCTAATATTGTGGGCTTTGATGCCGCCTGGTGGGGGCAACTTTATCTACCCTCGGATACCTCATCATCTATCTTTGCACCCAGTGTCATGATGGATGGCAGCTTGGGGCTGAGTTCATCTTTTGCCCAAGAGTGGCATGGTATTTCCGGGGTGGATCGGTTCGCCAAGGCTTCAATCTCCTACCTGGGCAAGGCCGTGCGGGGAGGCCATGACGATTTATCTGACGCTGATTGCGCCGAG harbors:
- a CDS encoding aldehyde dehydrogenase — protein: MDLELLIGGERCAAEQDANFTRANPLTGDVVTQAAAASVADAARAADAAASAFPAWSRTGPGEKRAKLLKAAEVMEARQADFIERMVDETGATPGWAGFNVMVAASILREAASLTTQVNGEVIPSNVPDNLAMGVRVPCGVVVGIAPWNAPIILGTRAIATPLACGNTVILKASEQCPATHHLIGEVLIEAGLGDGIVNVVTNAPPQAAEVVEALIEHQAVRRINFTGSTQVGRIIAEKAARHLKPVLLELGGKAPFVVLDDADLDAAVEAAAFGAFFNQGQICMSTERLIVVDAVADAFVAKLARKAQTLRAGDPRGEGNALGTLINREAGEKLNALIDDAQQHGARLACGGKAEGVIMQPTVVDGVTKAMRLYGEESFGPVVALMRVKDEEEALRVANDSEYGLSAAVFSRDTARAMQFAQRIESGICHINAPTVHDEPQMPFGGVKSSGYGRFGGKAGIEEFTDLRWMTMQLGPRHYPI
- a CDS encoding TRAP transporter substrate-binding protein, whose amino-acid sequence is MTIKPTLASLTLLTGMLLSASGYAQDTVTLRLHHFAAPATPVQTEYLEPWAKRIEEQSEGAIKVEIFPAMQLGGSAPSLYDQAKDGVVDISWTLLSYTPNRFPESEAFDQPFLPTTGEATSMAAHEFATTHMQDAFEGVYPIAVFAHTPGKVHTRDVSVESADDLDGLAIRAPSKTMNRYLGLLGAKAVGMPMPQIPEAISRGVIDGLTLPFESAAALGVLDVAQNHTFFEGEHGLYTAMMVLGLNQASYDALSPEQQQVIDDNAGLEEAQRIGQVMDQAEEDAIEAIEASGEGEMFYIDQDSLAPWQAAAEKATAQWIDDMNSRGIEGQQLYDEATRLVDKYTEQTK
- a CDS encoding TRAP transporter substrate-binding protein: MKILFTRSILAAAVAGFTIASAQAETTLRMAHFWPGSSGVNEDIFEVWADTIEEESDGELTVEMFPSGTLAKPDAIYEAAANGIADIGATAQGYTAGRFPLSQIVELPGVATTATQGACVLQTLYDDGHLDSEYEDTRPLFMFTTGPGGIHTIDTDVQTPGDLDGLRIRRPTAVAGEILENMGAEPVGMPAPDIYTSMQRGVIDGLSFPWEGLKGFRVNELVEYHTEVPFYTLIFVATMSERTYDSLSPEQQEVLDNNSGMKWAKNAGEVFDRLDVEGKQEAEDAGHTIREIKNPLEDADWQKPLQDGIDNYLAELEERDLPGEEVYEAALEARDSCAAQQE
- a CDS encoding TRAP transporter small permease, with protein sequence MQSTLLRASYWLALFCRIVAGVALVGLLGVTIADVSTRYLARLTEGVVSLRISGSVELVSYLMLFSLLAAMAANVEKSQVIVEAFSHGLPDKLKTRLHGVYLLGFAALGLVIFIGLVDSATAAARHGEVTQDLRLPMGPIYYIAAVLSLLLGIRSFLHALLCALFGVEAEVSHGE
- a CDS encoding TRAP transporter large permease, yielding MGSEMIGAVGLGMLLVLMVLRVPVALTMLIIGVVGFAQVISWGAAISQLKTVPVEVLSSYSFSAVPMFILMGVLAAHSGMAGKLFDSTRTICGGWKGGLAIAAVGSCGIFSAISGSSLATASTMTRVALPEMERYGYNRGLATGALAAGGTLGIMIPPSIALLIYAILTEQSVGDMFMAGLIPGLMGLVMYALTVSVMMRLRPSFAVAGEPTSWKEKFASLTGLLPFFGVFLIMILGIYFGAFTPTEGASVGAFATLIYAFVKGMRFSGLWHSLQETLALSAVVFFMLVGAETLGYFISVSRISFSIADLLAGMDLTPIVVVLCILALYFVLGMFMDSIAMLVITVPVVYPIIQTMGIDPVWFGIITVLTVELGLMTPPVGMNVFVIKAMAPHVGLGEIFKGVAPFVVSDLIRLALLIAFPILSTLFLL